The sequence AAATCCATACAGGTTCTTTCGTGAAACATAGAagctagaaaaaaataaaaatttatctgacaaaattcgaaaaaattgcaCTTTCTTTATTTCTGGTCACTGCTGCACTTGCTTTTTTGCACGATGGCTAGAAAAATAAGAGATGTGTGGCTTAACTTCCTTGTCTTTTAATGTTACTTCTAAGAGCTGCAAAATCCGAGTACGCTGTTAACGCGATTCCACCACGCAGCACAGTGTTACCTATCAACGCTTAGTATTTCGTTGGCCTAAGAAAATTCTAAATGCAAACGTCACTGAAAAATATGTACTTAAACAGAAATAGAATaatcttgatgaattttgatttgAAAGTTCTAAAAATAGCTGTTGTGAAAAGCCAAAGAGGTGGAGCGCACAGAATTTCCAAATTTTAAGCTCCGCAAAAGCCAATTGCTAGATTTGTAAAATATCTACTGAAATTTGCGGAAAAACTTGAAACAAACGTAATATGAaggaattaaaaaaagttttaagcatTTCGCGcaaaataattaatattattcATATCTTTTATTAGAATAATCTCTCTTTTTCATTGAtataagagaaaaattacaaagttttgtACACTGAATTttatttcttcatcagctaggtTTTCGGGTGCTGAACCTTGAGGTAGAGTCGACTGGTAGATGCTCCTCTATAAATCAAATACACTGGcggcaaaaatttaaatgtaagagtattagtgagagcgagagCGGGAGCATTTCGGcaggaaattaaagttaaaatggcAACGTGCATTTGTTAAAAACACTTCCTGGAAAACATGATTGGTGATTCAGAAATGGGAGTGCCAagaaatccccaaaaaaaaaaaatatccaaacacaaaatccccaaaaaaaaaaaatatccaaacaCATAAtttccaaattcaaaatccccaaaattaaaatccccaaacacaaaatcccagtgctatgataaacatcatggctgtgtaaaaatagcaatatctctttcctctttcattcatatttatgtgtgtataactatatattcacgttttggcaatacattttttttacttatccatatataggactgctagtcgctctaattcgaacaagctaacagaagcgtgtactacgcagaagaacCGCCACGGTTAtatcacacacccggacttggcatggcgtagcccagggttattttttataagcgcggccgaaggccgcctatgcagaaagttggtatggagtATTAGCCtattttggtcgcggcgattttaaacctaatttgaatttatttcatacaTAAAATTGGTATTTTGTGTTGAGGATTATGAGTTTGGAGATTTCGATTTTTGGGACttcgattttggggattttgattttggggattttgattttgggcattttgatttggggattttgttttggggttTTTGATGTTGGGGATAATGTGATAGACCCTTCAGAAATAATTTAAATGTTCCCAAGTCCCCTAATGTATTCAGCTGTGGTCGCTCCGAAGAGTAACCGATATTTTTACATGTAAATGCATATGAAACTTTGCTTTTCAAAGCGGCTTAACACGGCTTATAGGGCAAAAATAGTGACAATCAATAATTTAAAACATCACATTTCCGAAACTAATACGGGTGTCGCAGCCAGTGCAGAGAGAAGTGcagaaagtttaaaaaatatgtagatacttgaaaaaagaaaaaaaaaaataataatttatgttaatttttggattattttgctaagttactttaaaaaaactcatatctaTAACAAATCTAAAAAAGTAACAATCCACCCTAAACATGTTAAGACCATGAGTTAATTACGGAAAGACCATCTTCACAGTTGCATTGTCCAAATATTTCTCACAGGGAATCTTAACATTTGTGCGACCGTCGTGTTCACTGTTTATTTGTTGTTCTCTTGCTAGCGACTAAACGATGAAGAGTAAGAATAGGTGTGAAGAAATCTGACTGAATTGGGCTATGGCGCGCCAACCACTGCTCTAATATAACTtataaagttttgttgaaatcCGCCTAAAAGTATAACACGCAATTTAGGTTTAAAAACATAAGTTATATATTTAtgtacggccgccgtggtgtggtggaagcgtgctccgcctgtcacaccaaagattctgggttcaagcccagggcaaagcaacagaaaaattttataaacacgtttttttctcaattagaataaagtttttctaagcggggtcgcgatatggcaagcactccgactgtaattctgccatgaaaagtttctcagtgaaaacatgTAGGCCATGGCCTGATGTAAATCGGAagggaagcttggcctaaaatttCTTTGGAGATTTTCGTGACTTACATTTacctatttatatatgtaccaaAGCCTGTACAAAAGGAATAGGAAAAAAACGGTAATAGTTATAGACAAATAACAAAGTGAGCATCGGGGCATTCAAATTATTGAGTAGCCTTAACGCCAGTAAGAATGCAGACGGGCTCGATTTCAAAGTTCAGCACCCATAAATCTTgctgatgaagaaatgaattTCATGAACCATGTTGCTGTTGCTGTTACTATACCGATAAACAGAAACATATCAGAAACATTTCCTAGTAGCCATTGCCGCGTTCAAACTGTACTGTGAAACTTTGCTCCTAAAATCATTAtctattattacttttttttgtatttatttcccGCTTATCTCATATATTCTTCAATTGCTACAATAAGGTGAACTAATAATATTTTCTAATGTACACTTAGATTTACGACTTTCTACGTGGCCCTTGCTTGGCGCACCATGGCCCATGTTTACAATTTTGGCTGTTTATTTGTTCGTCATAAAAAAATGGGGACCAAAATTAATGGAAAATCAAAAGCCCCTCAATGTAAAATCTGCAATGCAGATATATAATCTTATACAAGTCGCGCTGAATGCATATATATTTACGGCggtaagttaataaaatgaaactTAAACCTAAAATATCGTGTCAGCTTCGTGAGTTTTTATTACAGATCATATCTTTAAATACTACAAATCATATCTTGAGTACAAATCATATCTGTAGTTCAATTAACACTACAACGCTTCCAACATCATCATCTTCATAGTAATTAGTGTTTTACTGCTTTAGCAATTTTGGCcttttcgtaacaagtcacaccAGGCTATccttgtttcgcgataactgacgccaattggctGCACCAAAGGAGGGAGGTCAACTATTCATCCCTCTGCCTCTCTCACCTCAATGGAGCTCCTCCTACGTCTGCTTTCAAGCTTCTCTTTTGGCCGGAACGTATTAGTCGATTCACATAACATTACCTAGCCAGCGAACCCTTTGAGTTCTTATTCGCTGAaatatcgtcatatctgcgaaagcTCATTATTATACTTCCTTCGATACTCACCGTCGGTGTGcgatttttgtttgccgagagagaaAATTCTATTATCATCGAATGCAGGATCGGCTGAATATCCACGTGCGGAACATCTTTGTCTCCATAAAAGACAGCGATTTTCCagaatatgtgacccggcctaggaaaaggtggcttatgactaaacaaaaattactactactaagaaactgaagaaatgcattatttacctttaacagctgtttctcgcaatttattttttgcagtcataagccaccttttcataggccgggtcacatatgcagATTGCTCCGACACCTAGCGAAACTTTTGGTCATATGTGTTTAGCTGTCATTGAACTGTTAACCACTTTTAATTTAATAACCTAGCTCACAAGGAAGCTAATTTAAAATCGATAACCAAATTTCTAAATTCGCACAAGTTTTTTAATATCAAGATAAGGTGTTTATCAATGATAATGAACGAAAAACGTGACTTAATACTAATACTATAATTTTCCTTTACAATTCCAGTCCCTGCGAAACTCTTACCTCAAACCGTATTTCCATCTTTCCTGCCAGCCTTATGATCCCAAAGATGACAGTCCCGAAATGATGGCGCTTGCCATGCCTGCATATCTTTACTATGTCTCCAAGTATATGGATCTAATCGATACCGTAAGTTCTACGAGAGTATAAAATAAAGCTACATAGCTTTATATAAAACCGTCTTTTTCTGCAGATATTTTTTTTGCTACGCAAAAAATACCGACAAATTTCCTTTCTCCACGTCTATCATCACACCATTATGGTTTACGGTGTTTGGAATTATTGTACGCTGAATTAtggtaaatttaaaatatcttgCAATTAAATTTAGTTGGAAATCATTTTATTTAATCACTTTTCTGCACTTTTAGCTTCGCACTTTACCTTCACCGGTATTATCAATTCATTCGTACACGTTTGTATGTACAGTTATTACTTCCTGGCCACAAAAATACCAAACGAACAAATTGCACCATGGAAGCGCAGACTTACGCTATTACAAATTGTACAATTTTGCACATTGACACTTCAACTCTCTTTGCCAATCGTGAATAATTGGTGCGGTCTTGACTTATTTTGGGTTTGGGTTGcatttctacaaaatttttttatactcatacTTTTCTGTGATTTCTACTATAAAACATATTTGTATAAAAGCAAGACGAAGGTGGTGCAAAAGAAGAAATTAGAACAGCAACATCGGAAAAAGATGGAACGACCTTGCCAAGCGTTTGCCTTAAGTGCCTCTGCTCTTGGATCGAGtgaatgaaataaaattatattgaaaatgagcaaagaTGTTGGCTCCGTTTATTTATCTGAAGTGGTTGATTTTCAAATTGACTGTAACTTTTTGATTTATGCATAATTGATCGAACATTTTTATAGTTCAGTAGTCCATTGAGATTTACCTTTTTAAGCATAAATTAAGTATGATTGCAAAAAATtgtaaatgataatttttaaattattaaacaatTAATGTTTAATGTTATGTTAGTGTTTAATTTTATGTtaaattgaaacttaaaataagtAAAGACAGGACTGTATTCGACtaactattaaataaataacaCTGTGTGACACCAAAAACATACCTGGGAAGTCATACCATTTTTCTATCTCCGGTCACCCTCAAAATCGTGCGTAACGGGCATAAATCGTTTCTTCGTACCTTGGGACTCTTACGAGCCTATAACTTTTTTGGTTATAGCCAATTTCTCAGTTTATTTCAGGATATTATAAGAAAATATTAATACTTCTTCAACGATATATATATAACCTAGAAATATTTAACAAAGCTGTGAAAATTTTTTCAGGGAACCATTTTTTGTTCACCTTTTCAGAGTTagtctttatatatataacaatcaGGTATCACATTGTTTGTCCACGAttgactcctaaactactaaaccgatttcgaatttgttttgcaccccttgTGCAGTTTGACCTAGCTTGAAATATAgggtaggttatatctcagtttattgtcgcaatattattttaatgcacattcttttatatgtttatacgtaataataaaatgttacgtacacgcaccggcactcatattttcaggtagTGCCGATATACTTCCGAGTAATTAGTTGGTGTTTAATttaacaacgtgcttatcaataaaaaatattatagcgaatgaagtatagcacatcaccaggcccgacaaaaaaggggcgggcgGGATTAGCCCCGGACCCTAGGTTTCTGAGGTAGCCCGTGATTTAgaagtactatgacatttttttttaattcaggagtgtctttatttgttccatattcaatttttaagccgaattccaaaagcaacgaaaatctgcatttcgttttaatattatagtggagtgtgaaaaataaaaatctatatatataaaaagaatggCTAtgatgtgtgttagttggtctccggtgtttgaagagatgcgtcggtaaattttgttcaaactttcacacaagttgcgtatacctcccGCGGGTGGCTACTACATAGgattggttgcgatcgacgtacagggtctcgagatataggccgaaatgtggaccggggtacccctagcatgtgtttatagtatatggataacaaatgaaagctgttgatgagtgctttagcagagggtaattttcatacccctaggtgactagggtctcgagatataggccaaaaggtggggccgtgaatgcctagacagtgtttatacaatatggatatcaaataaaagctgttgatgagtgctttagtacagagtaatatattttaacgctgggtgattagggtctcgagatataggccaagacgtggacccggatacccctagaatgtgtgagtaaattggatatcaaatgaaagctgttgttgagaaCTCTAAAGTGattttcattgttatattcgattttgtcgcatcaacctggtaaaactgataaatatgcatgcgaagccgaaataaaaataTGGATTAATAATACcctcatacctatttacatacgtcttgttagatttgcctgaaatttggtatataaagtatattagtatttacgatccttttttccgggaagtagaccagagacggactgggactgggattagggctaGGACCGGGACCGAGATTCGGATTGGGACAGGGACTGAGACTCGTAgtgggactgtgactgggactggaacaaaatacatggcACCATCTGGGAGTGGCAATAAGgggtgaagaagaatgagaagaacttgagagaacagaaaagagaggagactgagaaagagatagaacgaGACGAATATTGAGATAGATGAAGctgaaaagacggagggaggagtgaataaaattattaggtaaaagtgaagagggggacggcagagttagatggaaaaagcttattaaaatgtatggagataggccaaatttagggcagaacaacgtctgccgggtctgctagtaagcaAATATATTATACGAAGACTGCACCAACCCTGACTTGCATCAGAATTGAAAGATAATTATGAGCATTCATTTTGTTAAATATATTCCAAGCTGACtgagaaattaaaattttcatgaagaccaaattggaaaaaatataaaattttgtcaaaacaactcagaaatattattgatattagagaaaaattgcaaaatttacaAACCGCTAAGATTACAGGACATGTTTCTGTCCTAGTGAACAGCGGAtgtactgcttataaaagcactACTGTAAAAATCTAATGTTACTAAGTTCTTGAGCGCGCCTATatttattccacacaattaggattgaaaagcatatagaattagtacgtacctaaatggtgaataaaggaatagcaacaaagagGCAATACTTGGCAGCCAGTTGCAAAGcctgcagcggggcattcatatggttgagtggttaaaggcatttgCCGTTACAGTGTAAAGTTTGCACTAGTACACAATATGAATGTTGAAGATTTCAAGTTCAATACTCAGCatccgagaagctagctgatgggTGCAGTTTTGAGCTTTATGAAAAATCGAATTTTATGAAAAATCCTTTCCATGGGGTATATACGATATAGTGGCCCGATTATTGGACACCAAAATATATccgttattaaaattatttaaagatatcttaaaaatttgaGACTAGTATGCGTTCAAACAGGCAGACGAAGAGATGAACATGGATTAATCAACTCAAAtcgtcatcctgataatttcggtatacatATTTGTGGGCCTATCTCTTCTCTTTAGGGAGACTTATGAAAAACTTAgtatatataattataaatattttggcgGCCACCGCGTTGTAGTTGTAGCATGGTCTGTCTttgacaaagcaacatcaaaaatttagaagcaaGTTATTTCAATTTGAGAAAATAAGTTTTTCCACCGGAGTGCGGGTTTAAATCCTACtccagggagaaaaggctttgaagagatttacaaggtattatcgacacagctgtcgctttgtccgtcctaATATCacgttttataaatttttcccaatttattaaataaattataaattgcctCAAATAAAattgttcatacatttaaagcaataagggcaacccccgcttaattcatacaaaaacacttataactaaataaatatattattaacTCATTTGCCGTTACTGTGCCAACGTGGGGCCGCCTAATGACtgtgcatttaaaaacaaaaatttggtgcCTGTGCACATATAATTTTAGTTCTGGGTTACCGGAGGGTAACGATGTTATTtactttaaaaatgttaataaatagatttttatctTTTAGTTATTTGATAAACTTTGACCGAATGTTAAATAGTTTGAACATAAATTGTAGACGGAAATTAAACTTTCGTAACAACTTCTAAGATTTGAAAGAGCCAAAAATTCCACCGTAATATATTGCTATAATTACTGTATATATGGCAACAGTAAATTTTTCTACGGAAGGAGGAGAGGGTTTCAATGGATTCAAGGGCAATTCACATCTTCCGCAACACatttgtcaaccttacctacccgtggcgaatcctgtaaaAAGAATGAATGTATCATTCATATATTAAGACGAGGCTTTAGTAAATCTTAGTCCCTCATGAACTAGGAGATGGGGGGTCGTGATGACTAAAAGGGTTCAATGTGGTCACTTGTGCTGGTAACTTAAAAATGCTTGCTACCGGaatcctgcaaaggaccatcagcaccGATActactccccaaaaccatcggtGAATATCTAAATTCGTACAGCAGTAACAACAAAAAGAGCGTTTTGATAGAGCAAATGCTCAATCTATGATTTCGGGATGCACTTTGGAGAGGTTTGCTTACTATGTTGATATTATCTCAGATACAGCCCATTACGCAGAACTCGAGCCGTTGTAGACTAGAAGAGCCAAAAGTGAATCTAGTGTACCAAAAATATCAATGGTCTAATTTATCGTTACTGTAGTCAAAATAATACAATTATGATACAGAATTCAAGAAATAAATGTCAAAATTGAAACCGCTGAATAgcaaaaaatgcttaaaaaattttgattcgtaaagacatttttaaaaaagtactcaaaacaagtaaggtaggctaaattcgggtgtaccgatcattacatactcagctgagagctttggagacaaaataagggaaaatcaccaggtaggaaagtgaacctagggcaaccctggaatgtgtt is a genomic window of Eurosta solidaginis isolate ZX-2024a chromosome 4, ASM4086904v1, whole genome shotgun sequence containing:
- the LOC137249048 gene encoding very long chain fatty acid elongase F-like gives rise to the protein MFLVLRLLYKEIRKLDSSFNRDLRLSTWPLLGAPWPMFTILAVYLFVIKKWGPKLMENQKPLNVKSAMQIYNLIQVALNAYIFTASLRNSYLKPYFHLSCQPYDPKDDSPEMMALAMPAYLYYVSKYMDLIDTIFFLLRKKYRQISFLHVYHHTIMVYGVWNYCTLNYASHFTFTGIINSFVHVCMYSYYFLATKIPNEQIAPWKRRLTLLQIVQFCTLTLQLSLPIVNNWCGLDLFWVWVAFLQNFFILILFCDFYYKTYLYKSKTKVVQKKKLEQQHRKKMERPCQAFALSASALGSSE